Proteins encoded within one genomic window of Oncorhynchus masou masou isolate Uvic2021 chromosome 1, UVic_Omas_1.1, whole genome shotgun sequence:
- the zgc:64051 gene encoding leukocyte surface antigen CD53 produces the protein MAQNCLKCLKYTMCMVNFLCFMCGTAVFGFGVFLMLNTKVSALIPTLATLNLANTLFITGIIITCVSFLGFLGALKENRCLLITFFILLFILMLVELTVACLLLVYEKEIDRFLEEDLTESLMKSRESTKGVNSTNTDDWDIIQVTFQCCGIHNSSDWKDKVPLSCCRESPCVLKTPVYWKAGCYNKLKVWFEENFLVTGVGVIVLCIIEVLGMCFSMTLFCHISRSGLGYKL, from the exons ATGGCTCAAAATTGCCTCAAGTGTTTGAAATACACCATGTGTATGGTTAACTTCTTGTGCTTT ATGTGTGGAACGGCAGTGTTTGGTTTTGGAGTGTTCCTGATGTTGAACACCAAGGTTTCTGCTCTCATCCCCACCCTGGCCACCTTGAATCTGGCCAACACACTCTTCATCACTGGCATCATCATCACTTGCGTGTCCTTCCTGGGGTTCCTGGGGGCTCTTAAAGAGAACCGCTGCCTCCTCATCACT TTTTTCATCCTGCTGTTCATTCTGATGTTGGTGGAACTGACTGTAGCCTGTCTACTGCTGGTATATGAGAAAGAG ATTGACAGATTCCTAGAGGAGGATCTCACAGAAAGTCTGATGAAATCCAGGGAGTCAACTAAAGGTGTGAATTCCACAAACACGGACGACTGGGACATCATTCAGGTCACG TTCCAGTGCTGTGGGATTCACAACTCAAGTGACTGGAAGGACAAAGTGCCTCTGTCCTGCTGCCGAGAAAGCCCATGTGTTCTCAAGACGCCAGTATACTGGAAGGCC GGTTGTTACAATAAGCTGAAGGTGTGGTTTGAGGAGAACTTCCTAGTCACCGGTGTTGGTGTGATTGTGCTCTGCATTATCGAG GTCCTGGGCATGTGCTTCTCCATGACTTTGTTCTGTCACATAAGCCGGTCTGGACTCGGCTACAAGTTATGA
- the LOC135544077 gene encoding leukocyte surface antigen CD53-like, with protein MNRPCVNCLKGFVTFLNFICWLCGAFIVGFGEFQMMHSRFGSLITSFWPIYPANTLIVTGTIVTCVCFLGIMGALMENRCMLITFFILLFILMLVELAMACVFLVYEREIDNFFEKDLMRSLETYKNSTSEGNVTIKEDFDVVQHIFRCCGVHGVADWEGNVPLSCCTKNPCNIIPQPNWQEGCHMKLRNWFARNFLSTGAGVVSLFILQFICMCFTIPIFCQFSRNGYGYK; from the exons ATGAATCGTCCCTGTGTGAACTGCTTGAAAGGTTTTGTCACCTTCCTCAACTTCATCTGCTGG TTGTGTGGTGCCTTCATCGTGGGTTTTGGAGAGTTCCAGATGATGCACTCTAGATTTGGCTCCCTCATCACATCCTTCTGGCCCATATACCCTGCCAACACCCTGATAGTCACGGGTACCATTGTGACGTGTGTATGCTTCCTGGGAATCATGGGGGCCCTGATGGAAAACCGCTGTATGCTCATCACT TTTTTCATCCTGCTGTTTATCTTGATGCTGGTGGAGCTGGCCATGGCCTGCGTGTTTCTGGTGTACGAGAGGGAG ATTGACAATTTCTTTGAGAAAGACCTGATGCGTAGCTTGGAGACATACAAGAATTCTACGTCAGAGGGGAACGTAACCATTAAAGAGGACTTTGATGTGGTCCAGCATATT TTCAGGTGCTGTGGGGTCCACGGCGTGGCAGACTGGGAGGGCAACGTGCCCCTCTCCTGTTGTACCAAAAACCCCTGTAACATCATCCCCCAACCCAACTGGCAGGAG GGCTGCCATATGAAGCTCAGGAACTGGTTTGCGAGGAACTTTCTAAGCACTGGAGCAGGTGTCGTCTCCCTTTTCATTCTACAG TTCATTTGCATGTGTTTCACCATCCCCATCTTCTGCCAGTTCAGTCGTAATGGATATGGTTACAAGTGA